In one Ornithinimicrobium pratense genomic region, the following are encoded:
- a CDS encoding ABC transporter ATP-binding protein — MRVEVRKNGRSIALVREGSLAIGAGEIVCLVGESGSGKSVLARTIMGLTQRDRAMSVSGSLRYDGQELIGMPENRFRALRGTEMSMIFQEPMSSLDPVYTVESQLRESLVRAGAKVEGGMRPHMERLLADVGIRDGDRVLRSYPFQLSGGMCQRVMIAMGLAGKPRLLIADEPTTALDVTIQAQILDLVEHVRRERDMSMLLVTHDMGVAARLADRIAVMYAGRVVEYGTPPEIFDSGQHPYTRGLLACIPSLAGERRTILPTIGGAVPHPSQLPSGCAFHPRCPMATAKCAELDPPLAPVAGRDTACWHPGQERHLQDWSTS, encoded by the coding sequence GTGCGCGTCGAGGTGCGCAAGAACGGCCGCTCCATCGCGCTCGTGCGCGAAGGATCACTCGCCATCGGCGCGGGCGAGATCGTGTGCCTTGTCGGGGAGTCGGGCTCGGGCAAGTCGGTGCTGGCACGCACGATCATGGGGCTCACCCAGCGCGATCGCGCGATGAGCGTCTCGGGCTCGCTTCGCTACGACGGCCAGGAACTTATCGGTATGCCGGAGAACCGCTTCCGGGCCCTCCGCGGCACCGAGATGTCGATGATCTTCCAGGAGCCGATGAGCTCCCTAGACCCCGTCTACACCGTCGAGTCGCAGCTGCGTGAGTCGCTCGTGCGTGCTGGCGCCAAGGTCGAGGGCGGCATGCGCCCGCACATGGAACGACTGCTCGCCGACGTGGGCATCCGCGACGGCGACCGGGTACTGCGCAGCTATCCGTTCCAGCTGTCGGGTGGCATGTGCCAGCGCGTCATGATCGCGATGGGCCTGGCCGGAAAGCCCCGCCTCCTGATCGCCGATGAGCCGACGACGGCGCTCGATGTCACCATCCAGGCGCAGATCCTTGACCTCGTCGAGCACGTGCGCCGAGAGCGCGACATGTCGATGCTCCTAGTCACCCATGACATGGGTGTCGCGGCGCGCCTCGCCGACCGCATCGCGGTCATGTACGCCGGGCGCGTGGTCGAGTACGGCACCCCCCCGGAGATCTTCGACAGTGGCCAGCACCCGTATACACGTGGGCTGCTCGCGTGCATCCCGAGCCTCGCGGGCGAACGCCGCACCATCCTTCCCACCATCGGCGGGGCGGTGCCGCACCCCTCGCAGTTGCCCAGTGGCTGCGCCTTTCATCCACGATGTCCAATGGCCACCGCGAAGTGCGCCGAACTCGACCCGCCGTTGGCGCCGGTCGCCGGCCGCGACACTGCGTGTTGGCACCCCGGACAGGAACGTCACCTCCAGGACTGGAGCACCTCATGA
- a CDS encoding alpha-L-fucosidase, with protein sequence MPTARATADWFTDNRLGLFVHWGIYAIPARHEWVMNREEIDPATYARYAEFFDPDLYDPRAWARAAKAAGMTYAVITTKHHDGFCMWDTATTDYKVTNTPYGSDTLREFVDAFRAEGLRIGFYFSLLDWTHEHFPIDALHPLRNHPDRDAINATRDMAQYRTVMHEQVREILTGYGEIDILFFDYSYDNREHEGIWNGKGAADWGSPELLAMVHELQPGIIVNDRAGLPGAFVTPEEYQPSAPVQVDGKEVPWIGCQTMDGSWGYFREKPRPKSPDIVLNLLIDSVAKGGGLLLNVGPTARGELDDLASGVLAGLAKWMRYNRRSIVGAGATSLTAPPDARYTRRGDRLYLHLLSWPYAHVHLAGLAGKVRHVCFLHDGAEVRTAVFKPGAAAVHTKQGGQPEGTLTLKLPVGRPGDTVPVIEILLTPEASAELT encoded by the coding sequence ATGCCCACCGCACGTGCCACCGCCGACTGGTTCACCGACAACCGCCTGGGCCTCTTCGTGCACTGGGGGATCTACGCCATCCCCGCGCGCCATGAATGGGTCATGAACCGGGAGGAGATCGACCCAGCCACGTACGCGAGGTATGCCGAGTTCTTCGACCCCGACCTGTACGACCCGCGTGCGTGGGCCCGCGCGGCGAAGGCCGCCGGCATGACCTATGCGGTCATCACGACCAAGCATCACGACGGCTTCTGCATGTGGGACACGGCGACTACCGACTACAAGGTCACGAACACGCCCTACGGCAGCGACACCCTGCGCGAGTTCGTTGACGCCTTCCGCGCCGAGGGCCTGCGGATCGGGTTCTACTTCTCTCTGCTGGACTGGACGCACGAGCACTTCCCGATCGATGCGCTGCACCCCCTGCGCAACCACCCCGACCGTGACGCCATCAACGCCACACGCGACATGGCGCAGTACCGCACGGTGATGCACGAGCAGGTGCGCGAGATCCTGACGGGTTACGGCGAGATCGACATCCTTTTCTTCGACTACTCGTACGACAACCGCGAGCACGAGGGGATCTGGAATGGGAAGGGCGCTGCCGACTGGGGCTCGCCCGAACTGCTGGCGATGGTGCATGAGCTGCAACCCGGCATCATCGTCAATGACCGTGCTGGCCTTCCGGGCGCCTTCGTCACCCCCGAGGAGTACCAGCCGAGCGCCCCGGTGCAGGTGGACGGCAAGGAGGTGCCGTGGATCGGTTGCCAGACGATGGACGGCAGCTGGGGTTACTTCCGTGAGAAGCCTCGTCCCAAATCGCCCGATATTGTGTTGAACCTGCTCATCGACAGCGTCGCCAAGGGCGGTGGCCTTCTGCTCAACGTCGGGCCCACGGCACGGGGCGAGCTCGACGACCTCGCCTCCGGTGTGCTGGCCGGCCTGGCTAAGTGGATGAGGTACAACCGCCGTTCGATCGTAGGCGCCGGTGCCACGTCACTGACCGCACCGCCGGACGCGCGCTACACGCGGCGGGGCGACCGCCTCTACCTGCATCTGTTGTCGTGGCCGTACGCGCACGTGCACCTCGCGGGGCTCGCCGGCAAGGTACGCCACGTGTGTTTCCTCCACGACGGAGCTGAGGTGCGCACCGCCGTCTTCAAGCCCGGGGCCGCAGCCGTGCATACCAAGCAGGGCGGTCAGCCTGAGGGCACCCTCACGCTGAAGCTCCCCGTGGGCCGGCCCGGCGATACGGTGCCGGTGATCGAGATTCTCCTGACCCCCGAAGCCTCCGCTGAGCTCACATAA
- a CDS encoding Lrp/AsnC family transcriptional regulator, which yields MADERLDDIDVRILRVLSAHPRASVTRIAELARLARGTVNTRLARMESILSPYERRVPPASLGLTLTAFVQVQAVALIGDELATGLADIPEVIEAFGTSGDWSVLVRIAAHDAADLYRVNERIQAIAGVERTALTLAMRALVAPRMAPLLDGYAAD from the coding sequence GTGGCCGACGAGCGGCTGGATGACATCGACGTGCGAATTCTGCGCGTGCTCAGCGCGCACCCGCGCGCGAGCGTCACTCGCATTGCCGAACTGGCGCGCCTCGCGCGCGGTACGGTCAACACGCGGCTCGCGCGGATGGAGTCCATCCTGAGCCCGTACGAGCGACGGGTGCCCCCGGCCTCCCTCGGCCTCACCCTCACCGCCTTCGTGCAAGTGCAGGCCGTGGCGCTGATCGGCGACGAGCTGGCGACCGGGCTCGCCGACATCCCTGAGGTGATCGAGGCCTTCGGCACGTCGGGTGACTGGAGCGTTCTCGTGCGGATCGCGGCCCACGACGCCGCCGACCTGTACCGCGTGAATGAGCGCATTCAGGCCATCGCGGGGGTCGAGCGCACCGCGCTCACCCTGGCGATGCGTGCGCTCGTCGCGCCGCGGATGGCTCCCCTGCTCGACGGCTACGCCGCGGACTGA
- a CDS encoding ABC transporter ATP-binding protein, which yields MSLDARTASAVPGSSDALVSLRSVSKHYRISQTKALRTRHATLRAVDDVSLDIARGETVGLVGESGSGKSTLGRLAVRLLEVTEGTVRFDGQDITHLPDRRLRPLRRNMQVVFQDPVGSIDPRMTVGEVIGEPLAVFEGLRGRARRERVAELLELVGLDPARADSGGKSLSGGQRQRIGIARAIAVNPAFILADEPVSALDVSVQAQISNLLVELRERLSLTYLFIGHGLPIVRQVAQRVAVMYLGRIVEIGPTDALFANPLHPYTTALISASPEAGTADALRERVVLAGDPPSATDLPSGCRFRTRCPIARDICAEVPPPRIDLKATHSAECHFPGEFS from the coding sequence ATGAGCCTCGACGCCCGCACCGCCTCCGCCGTGCCCGGGTCGTCAGATGCGCTCGTGAGCTTGCGGTCGGTGTCGAAGCACTACCGCATCTCGCAGACCAAGGCGCTGCGCACCCGGCACGCGACGCTCCGTGCCGTCGACGATGTGTCGCTCGACATCGCCCGTGGTGAGACGGTCGGACTGGTCGGCGAGTCCGGATCGGGCAAGTCAACCCTCGGGCGACTCGCCGTGCGCCTGCTCGAGGTCACCGAGGGGACCGTGCGTTTTGACGGCCAGGACATCACTCATCTGCCCGACCGCCGCCTGCGCCCGCTCCGGCGCAACATGCAGGTCGTCTTTCAGGATCCCGTGGGCTCGATCGACCCGCGGATGACGGTGGGCGAGGTCATAGGTGAACCGCTCGCCGTGTTCGAGGGCCTGCGCGGTCGCGCACGCAGAGAACGCGTCGCCGAGCTGCTCGAGCTCGTGGGTCTCGACCCCGCTCGGGCTGATTCGGGCGGGAAGTCGCTGTCCGGAGGTCAGCGGCAGCGCATCGGCATCGCCCGGGCGATCGCGGTGAACCCGGCCTTCATCCTCGCGGACGAGCCGGTCTCCGCCCTCGACGTGTCGGTGCAGGCGCAGATCTCGAACTTGCTGGTCGAGCTGCGCGAGCGTCTGTCGCTCACCTACCTCTTCATCGGGCACGGCCTGCCGATCGTCCGCCAGGTCGCACAACGGGTCGCTGTCATGTATCTCGGACGTATCGTCGAGATCGGCCCAACTGACGCGCTGTTCGCCAATCCCCTGCATCCGTACACGACTGCTCTCATCTCTGCCTCGCCCGAGGCCGGCACCGCCGATGCTCTCCGCGAGCGCGTCGTGCTCGCCGGTGACCCGCCAAGTGCGACCGACCTGCCGAGCGGCTGCCGGTTCCGGACGCGCTGCCCGATCGCCCGCGACATCTGCGCCGAAGTCCCCCCGCCGCGTATCGACCTGAAAGCGACCCACTCTGCCGAATGCCACTTCCCGGGCGAGTTCTCATGA
- a CDS encoding ABC transporter permease, producing MTVLAENLTTADAGRRSLFRGASAARVVLILAVAWLVAILACVLVPNVIAPGDPLQIQPDRILQAPGATLLGTDQFGRSVFELLVHGARISIFIGLAATVLSLIIGGSIGMIAGYWGGRLDMVIGRLIDILMCFPGILLALVIAAALGPSVRNIIIAVGVGNIPSFARVMRSQVISVRSRLFIEAARATGLSHGRILRTHILPNSLAPIIVLATIEIGSSIVAAAALSFLGAGASSGIPDWGTTIARGQPFLNVAWWITTISGVILTLTVIALSILGDWLRDRLDTE from the coding sequence ATGACCGTCCTTGCCGAGAACCTCACTACCGCGGACGCGGGACGCCGCTCGCTGTTTCGCGGCGCCTCTGCGGCACGCGTCGTGCTCATCCTCGCCGTGGCGTGGCTTGTCGCGATCCTTGCCTGCGTTCTCGTCCCGAACGTCATCGCACCGGGCGACCCGCTGCAAATCCAGCCCGACCGGATCCTTCAGGCGCCGGGAGCCACCCTGCTCGGCACCGACCAGTTCGGCCGCAGCGTCTTCGAACTGCTCGTGCACGGCGCCCGTATCTCGATCTTCATCGGGCTCGCGGCTACGGTGCTCTCTCTTATCATCGGGGGCAGCATCGGCATGATCGCCGGCTACTGGGGCGGCCGCCTCGACATGGTGATCGGTCGGCTCATCGACATCCTGATGTGTTTCCCCGGCATCCTGCTGGCCCTCGTGATCGCCGCCGCACTCGGGCCCAGCGTGCGGAACATCATTATCGCAGTCGGCGTCGGGAACATTCCGTCGTTCGCGCGGGTCATGCGCAGCCAGGTGATTTCGGTGAGGTCCCGGCTGTTCATCGAGGCGGCTCGCGCCACTGGGCTCTCGCACGGCAGGATTCTCCGCACCCATATCCTGCCCAACTCGCTGGCGCCCATCATCGTGCTAGCCACGATCGAGATCGGCTCGTCGATCGTGGCCGCCGCGGCTCTGAGTTTCCTCGGCGCCGGAGCCTCGAGCGGCATCCCCGACTGGGGGACGACGATCGCCCGCGGCCAGCCCTTCCTCAACGTCGCGTGGTGGATCACCACCATCTCCGGCGTCATCCTCACTCTGACCGTCATCGCGCTGAGCATTCTCGGCGACTGGCTTCGCGACCGTCTGGACACCGAATGA
- a CDS encoding M20 family metallopeptidase, with translation MTGTPRALVLQAVDAVRPLLAEVVHALHADPELSFAEHRAVARLSAVLEGQGVAVETGVHDLSTAFRAVAGSGPFEVVLCAEYDALPEIGHACAHNVIAAGALGAMIALAPLADMLGVRVVLLGTPAEEHGAGKQLMLERGAWDTATVSLMVHPSSGPDRWPDRVDRSAVHRLRATFRGRASHAAAAPEKGVNAGDAAALSLVAIGMLRQQVPDGMRLSAFIREAGVATNIIPALSVVDFEVRGPDVEAEAAVEARVRDCFQGAAIATGCTVEITETEPLYEQVEQDAGLTLLFAEAMAQIGRPLDPADQPVPGGSTDMGNVSRYVPSLHPTVSIRGTDASLHTAEFAAAASTSEAVDAAVDSAKAMALTVVALAADAPLRERYLAAQVSRPPYAASR, from the coding sequence ATGACTGGCACTCCGCGCGCACTCGTGCTCCAAGCCGTCGATGCCGTGCGCCCGCTTCTGGCGGAGGTCGTACATGCGCTGCACGCCGACCCTGAGCTCTCGTTCGCCGAGCACCGCGCCGTCGCCCGGTTGTCAGCAGTGCTGGAGGGGCAGGGGGTCGCGGTCGAGACGGGTGTGCACGATCTGTCGACCGCCTTCCGCGCGGTCGCCGGATCGGGGCCGTTCGAGGTCGTGCTGTGCGCCGAGTACGACGCACTGCCCGAGATCGGGCACGCGTGCGCGCACAACGTCATCGCAGCTGGCGCCCTGGGCGCCATGATCGCGCTTGCGCCGCTCGCCGACATGCTGGGCGTTCGTGTGGTGCTGCTTGGAACGCCCGCCGAGGAGCACGGCGCGGGCAAGCAGTTGATGCTTGAGCGCGGCGCCTGGGATACGGCAACCGTGTCGCTCATGGTCCACCCCTCCAGCGGCCCCGACCGCTGGCCCGACCGAGTTGACCGCAGTGCAGTGCATCGCCTGCGTGCGACATTCCGCGGTCGTGCGTCGCACGCCGCCGCCGCCCCCGAGAAGGGCGTCAACGCCGGCGACGCTGCTGCGCTCTCGCTCGTCGCGATCGGGATGCTGCGCCAGCAGGTCCCCGACGGGATGCGCCTGAGCGCGTTCATCCGCGAGGCCGGCGTCGCGACGAACATCATCCCCGCACTCTCCGTGGTCGACTTCGAGGTGCGCGGCCCCGACGTCGAGGCTGAAGCGGCGGTGGAGGCGCGCGTACGCGACTGCTTCCAAGGCGCGGCGATCGCGACCGGCTGCACGGTCGAGATCACCGAGACAGAACCGCTGTACGAGCAGGTAGAGCAGGATGCCGGTCTCACGCTCCTTTTCGCCGAGGCGATGGCCCAGATTGGTCGACCGCTCGACCCTGCCGACCAGCCCGTGCCTGGCGGCTCGACAGACATGGGCAACGTCTCGAGATATGTCCCGAGTCTGCATCCCACTGTCAGCATCCGCGGCACCGACGCGTCACTGCATACGGCCGAGTTCGCCGCCGCGGCGTCCACGTCGGAGGCGGTCGACGCTGCGGTCGACTCCGCGAAGGCCATGGCTCTCACGGTCGTCGCGCTCGCGGCCGACGCTCCGCTCCGCGAGCGCTACCTCGCCGCCCAGGTCTCGCGCCCCCCGTATGCCGCATCTCGCTGA
- a CDS encoding aminotransferase class V-fold PLP-dependent enzyme, whose product MSLTARTTSGGTTPRPLGPAGTGFDAWPLDPGILHLNHGSYGAVPRIALAAQQGLRDEMEADPVGWFITLPARMAAARAELAPFLGLEAEGFAFVPNASAGASAVFGSLPHEPGGEIVVTDHGYGAVTMGAERLARHWGGKVVTAAVPLDADEHEAAERIISTFSPRTRLVLIDQITSPTARRLPVERVACAAAERGIRVLVDGAHAPGLIGRPVPEAKVTWVGNLHKFACAPRGTAVVVPTSDLRDDLHPVIDSWGASLGFPERFDHQGTVDGTAPLAAVRAVDFISETWGWPAVRAHAGAMAAYAVQRIADAFAAVTGEDHHVPVGMPVDQIRLVRLPGPLATTPASAHHVRDRLKAEHRSATAPTSFGGRGYLRVAPHAYTSTSHVDQFVDRVVPSLLDWARSGGA is encoded by the coding sequence GTGAGTTTGACCGCCCGCACCACATCCGGCGGCACGACGCCTCGACCCCTCGGGCCAGCGGGTACCGGTTTCGACGCATGGCCTCTCGACCCCGGCATCCTTCACCTGAACCACGGCTCGTACGGCGCGGTGCCCCGTATCGCGCTCGCCGCGCAGCAAGGCCTGCGGGACGAGATGGAAGCCGACCCGGTCGGCTGGTTCATCACGCTGCCGGCGCGGATGGCCGCCGCCCGGGCCGAGCTCGCGCCGTTCCTCGGACTGGAGGCCGAGGGGTTCGCCTTCGTCCCGAACGCCAGCGCCGGCGCGAGTGCGGTCTTCGGCTCGCTTCCGCACGAGCCTGGGGGCGAAATCGTCGTGACCGATCACGGCTACGGCGCCGTCACGATGGGTGCCGAACGACTCGCGCGCCACTGGGGCGGCAAGGTTGTCACCGCCGCGGTGCCGCTGGACGCAGATGAGCACGAGGCCGCCGAGCGGATCATCTCCACCTTCTCGCCTCGCACGCGCCTTGTGCTGATCGACCAGATCACGTCGCCGACCGCGCGGCGGCTCCCGGTCGAGCGGGTCGCGTGCGCGGCTGCGGAACGCGGCATCCGCGTGCTCGTCGACGGTGCCCACGCGCCGGGTCTGATCGGGCGACCGGTGCCCGAGGCCAAGGTGACCTGGGTCGGCAACTTACACAAGTTCGCCTGTGCGCCCCGCGGCACCGCCGTCGTGGTGCCCACGAGCGACCTGCGCGACGACCTGCATCCAGTGATCGACTCATGGGGGGCCTCCCTGGGGTTTCCCGAACGCTTCGACCACCAGGGCACCGTCGACGGGACTGCCCCGCTCGCAGCGGTGCGCGCGGTCGATTTCATCAGCGAGACGTGGGGATGGCCTGCGGTGCGAGCGCACGCGGGCGCGATGGCGGCGTACGCCGTCCAACGCATCGCAGACGCCTTCGCCGCGGTGACCGGGGAGGACCATCACGTTCCCGTCGGGATGCCGGTCGATCAGATCCGCCTTGTGCGCCTGCCCGGCCCGCTGGCAACGACCCCTGCCTCGGCCCACCACGTGCGTGACCGGCTGAAGGCCGAGCATCGCTCCGCCACGGCACCTACCTCGTTCGGCGGCCGTGGGTACCTGCGTGTTGCCCCGCACGCATACACGAGCACTTCCCACGTCGACCAGTTCGTCGACCGGGTCGTACCGTCGCTCCTAGACTGGGCGCGCTCTGGCGGCGCGTGA
- a CDS encoding ABC transporter substrate-binding protein, with product MSEHPSRARRARPLPDSLGASVITPSRRSLGAAAFMVTAATITGCSAPGDGGSTAGPAEGGTLTYALDTPLNSLDPNLAGAAQEGRVLRQVVDSLVSLDADGAVQPWLAEEWEVSDDGEQYVFTLRDDVMFSDDTPLNAEAVCFNFDRIADPANGSLGAKPMLGPYAGCEATEEFTATISLTEPFVPFLNYASSTFLGIASPAAVETMGAAEFAQAPVGSGPFVVESYTPNDRVTMVRNEDYQWGPATAAHQGPAYLDKLVFQIIPDATVRIGSLRAGEVDMIGVVPETEFTAVDADTTLDLLSEPQPGTTAQLFLNQSQPGLDDVNVRKAIRAAVDWETAVQSLYFGAYDYAWGLLTPVTPGYSDSAEGAYEYDPELAAELLEEAGWIEGADGIREKNGERLVLRYIESDPSVQKKQDYGSFIAANLADVGIEVDLAFQANAPLQADRQNSNYALATLSYSNADPNVLANTLLSSNIPTPEQATFNLSHIEDSELDALLAEGRTETDADARAAIYEEVQDIVIENAYTIGMYVPVYTIASKAGITGLSFSIGYPMLYDVQLPSS from the coding sequence GTGAGCGAGCACCCGAGCCGCGCTCGCCGCGCCCGACCCCTTCCCGACTCATTAGGAGCATCCGTGATCACACCTTCCCGCCGGTCCCTCGGCGCCGCGGCCTTCATGGTCACGGCTGCGACCATCACCGGATGCAGCGCGCCAGGAGACGGTGGCTCGACCGCCGGGCCCGCCGAAGGCGGCACCCTCACTTACGCGCTCGACACCCCGCTGAACTCGCTCGACCCAAACCTGGCTGGCGCGGCGCAGGAAGGTCGCGTCCTGCGCCAGGTCGTCGACTCGCTCGTCTCGCTCGACGCCGATGGCGCCGTCCAGCCCTGGCTAGCGGAGGAGTGGGAGGTGTCGGACGATGGTGAGCAGTACGTCTTCACTCTTCGCGACGACGTCATGTTCAGTGACGACACTCCGTTGAACGCGGAGGCCGTGTGCTTCAACTTCGATCGCATCGCCGACCCGGCCAACGGGTCGCTCGGGGCTAAGCCAATGCTCGGCCCGTACGCCGGGTGCGAGGCCACCGAGGAGTTCACGGCGACGATCTCGCTCACCGAGCCGTTCGTGCCGTTCCTCAACTATGCCTCGTCGACGTTCCTCGGCATCGCCTCGCCCGCCGCGGTGGAGACCATGGGCGCGGCCGAGTTCGCGCAGGCGCCCGTCGGGTCGGGTCCGTTCGTCGTTGAGTCCTACACCCCGAACGACCGAGTCACGATGGTGCGCAACGAGGACTACCAGTGGGGTCCGGCAACCGCTGCCCACCAAGGCCCCGCCTACCTTGACAAGCTGGTCTTCCAGATCATCCCCGACGCCACCGTGCGCATCGGGTCGCTTCGCGCGGGTGAGGTCGACATGATCGGTGTGGTGCCGGAAACCGAGTTCACCGCGGTCGACGCCGACACCACGCTCGACCTGCTGAGCGAGCCACAGCCCGGCACCACCGCGCAACTGTTCCTCAACCAGTCTCAGCCCGGTCTGGACGACGTCAACGTGCGCAAGGCCATCCGCGCGGCCGTCGATTGGGAGACCGCCGTGCAGTCTCTGTACTTCGGCGCGTACGACTACGCGTGGGGCCTGCTGACCCCGGTGACCCCGGGTTACTCCGACTCGGCTGAGGGCGCGTATGAGTACGACCCCGAGCTCGCGGCCGAGCTGCTCGAGGAGGCCGGCTGGATCGAAGGAGCTGACGGCATCCGCGAGAAGAACGGCGAGCGTCTGGTCCTGCGCTACATCGAGTCGGACCCGAGCGTGCAGAAGAAGCAGGACTACGGCTCGTTCATCGCGGCCAACCTCGCCGACGTCGGCATCGAGGTCGACCTCGCGTTCCAGGCGAACGCGCCGCTGCAGGCGGACCGCCAGAACAGCAACTACGCGCTGGCGACGCTCAGCTATAGCAATGCGGACCCGAACGTGCTGGCGAACACCCTTCTCAGCTCGAACATCCCCACGCCCGAGCAGGCGACGTTCAACCTCAGTCACATTGAGGACTCCGAGTTGGACGCACTCCTGGCCGAGGGCCGCACCGAGACCGACGCAGACGCCCGTGCCGCAATCTATGAAGAGGTGCAGGACATTGTGATCGAGAACGCCTACACGATCGGGATGTACGTGCCCGTCTACACCATCGCCAGCAAGGCCGGCATCACGGGTTTGTCCTTCAGCATCGGCTACCCGATGCTGTACGACGTGCAACTGCCCTCGAGCTGA
- a CDS encoding ABC transporter permease: protein MPRYVVRRLLAAIPTLLGVTVILFVALRLLPGDPVSVLIGVSQGSDEVADALREQFGLDDPPFIQYLHFLGSIFTGDLGTSYVTRQTVGSMIASQIAPTLILASAAALVSAVVGISLGALAAIQRDRWPDTLIRVLSLVFTAMPNFWLGLVFIVIFAFGLRLLPATGTDGLKFLILPAITLGLSASGVIARVVRNSLIETMDDSFVLALYAKGLRPRVVMVKHVLRNAVIPAVTVLGLQLGALIAGAVIVETVFARRGLGQVLVQAVANNDFPVIQGVVLVIAVIYIVINIVVDLSYAYIDPRVRSAVVGARR, encoded by the coding sequence ATGCCCCGCTATGTCGTGCGCCGCCTGCTTGCGGCGATCCCCACCCTGCTGGGCGTCACGGTCATTCTGTTCGTAGCGCTTCGGCTCCTGCCGGGTGACCCGGTCTCGGTCCTCATCGGCGTGTCCCAGGGCAGTGACGAGGTCGCCGACGCACTGCGCGAGCAGTTCGGCCTCGACGACCCGCCCTTCATCCAGTACCTGCACTTCCTCGGGTCGATCTTCACCGGCGACCTCGGTACGTCGTACGTCACGCGTCAGACCGTCGGGAGCATGATCGCCAGCCAGATCGCTCCCACGCTCATCCTCGCGTCGGCGGCGGCGCTCGTCTCCGCCGTCGTGGGGATCAGTCTCGGAGCACTCGCGGCTATCCAGCGCGACCGCTGGCCCGACACCCTCATCCGCGTGCTGAGCCTCGTGTTCACCGCCATGCCGAACTTTTGGCTGGGGCTGGTGTTCATCGTCATCTTCGCGTTCGGGCTGCGACTACTGCCGGCGACCGGAACGGACGGCCTGAAGTTCCTTATCCTGCCCGCGATCACCCTGGGTCTGTCCGCATCGGGCGTCATCGCCCGCGTGGTGCGCAACAGCCTGATCGAGACGATGGATGACAGCTTCGTGCTGGCGCTCTACGCGAAGGGCCTGCGCCCCCGGGTGGTCATGGTCAAGCACGTGCTGCGCAACGCGGTCATCCCCGCGGTCACGGTGCTGGGCCTCCAGCTCGGCGCACTGATAGCTGGCGCGGTCATCGTCGAGACAGTCTTCGCCCGGCGCGGGCTGGGGCAGGTGCTCGTGCAGGCGGTCGCCAACAACGACTTCCCGGTGATCCAAGGCGTAGTGCTCGTGATCGCCGTGATCTACATCGTCATCAACATCGTCGTCGACCTCTCCTATGCCTACATCGACCCGCGCGTGCGGAGCGCCGTGGTCGGGGCCCGACGGTGA